A single region of the Liolophura sinensis isolate JHLJ2023 chromosome 9, CUHK_Ljap_v2, whole genome shotgun sequence genome encodes:
- the LOC135475250 gene encoding acyl-coenzyme A diphosphatase FITM2-like has product MYSRPTARPTYRSTGKKALPDPIHIGHFMAILVITLCKKILMIDTSVKIGVYLIGVMLGSVLCDVVDLPKSFFSNKRNFLNQYFVKQGWGWTFAPLLAFIFMTSFVHTCGNMSLVRRHVSRLGVATFWWYVCTYIMNCVEALTGACTDPQFTDKRSCIKAEKAWLGFDISGHVFLLIHSLLTISEEVKCFQDWSRVKTVLDQENVKEMKRLSGREVSQGQISYQQLTPYIKLVVVFLTLLCLLWEFMLVISTVYRFHTLAEKVTAAFIALGCWFISYQIIYQNKSAWAPVLPGESPLQYTRIQSKRKVF; this is encoded by the coding sequence ATGTATTCTCGCCCAACTGCGCGACCTACCTACAGATCTACGGGCAAGAAAGCACTCCCCGATCCCATACACATTGGGCACTTCATGGCGATACTAGTCATTACGCTGTGTAAAAAGATTTTGATGATTGATACATCTGTAAAGATCGGCGTTTACCTTATCGGAGTGATGCTCGGTTCCGTGTTGTGCGATGTTGTAGATCTGCCAAAGTCGTTTTTTTCGAACAAAAGGAACTTTCTTAACcagtattttgtcaaacagGGATGGGGCTGGACATTCGCACCCCTCCTAGCATTTATATTTATGACAAGTTTTGTACACACGTGTGGTAACATGAGCTTAGTTCGTCGACACGTAAGCCGGCTGGGGGTAGCGACGTTCTGGTGGTACGTATGTACCTACATAATGAACTGTGTGGAAGCGTTGACAGGGGCATGCACCGACCCCCAGTTTACTGACAAGAGGAGTTGCATTAAAGCAGAGAAAGCTTGGTTGGGCTTTGACATATCCGGGCACGTATTTCTTCTCATCCACTCTCTGTTGACAATATCCGAAGAAGTGAAATGTTTCCAAGATTGGTCCAGAGTGAAGACGGTGCTGGACCAAGAAAATGTAAAAGAGATGAAGAGATTGAGTGGTAGGGAGGTGTCGCAGGGACAAATATCTTACCAGCAACTCACACCATACATAAAGCTTGTGGTGGTCTTCCTGACATTGCTGTGCCTTCTTTGGGAATTCATGCTGGTCATTTCTACTGTCTACAGGTTCCACACATTGGCAGAGAAAGTGACAGCGGCTTTCATAGCTCTTGGATGCTGGTTCATTAGTTATCAAATAATATACCAAAACAAGTCCGCGTGGGCTCCTGTTTTGCCAGGTGAAAGCCCACTCCAGTACACTCGGATTCAGtcaaaaagaaaagttttttga
- the LOC135474935 gene encoding LOW QUALITY PROTEIN: 15-hydroxyprostaglandin dehydrogenase [NAD(+)]-like (The sequence of the model RefSeq protein was modified relative to this genomic sequence to represent the inferred CDS: inserted 1 base in 1 codon), giving the protein MQLTGKVALVTGGAQGIGKGLCEALLKKGAKVCVTDLNPEQGETTVKEFTSQHGDGKAIFIQCDVTSQEQMDSAFSKCKETLKGVIRGTLLGIQYLRKDXGGKGGVVINMSSSAGLTPVPFAPVYCATKHAVLGFTKSWALHPDQEAMGVRFLTVCPSFVETPLIHCMDHGEMYHPDKARQFIQKTGIMSVDFVADSMIKLLEDDTNNGAVMKLTKASGVEFK; this is encoded by the exons ATGCAGTTGACAGGCAAAGTGGCTCTGGTGACTGGTGGAGCTCAGGGGATTGGGAAGGGGTTGTGTGAAGCTCTACTGAAGAAGGGAGCCAAG GTTTGCGTCACAGATCTTAACCCTGAGcagggggagacaactgtgAAAGAGTTCACAAGTCAGCATGGTGATGGTAAAGCAATCTTCATACAGTGTGATGTGACATCTCAGGAACAAATGGACA GTGCCTTTTCAAAATGCAAGGAAACATTG AAAGGTGTCATTCGTGGTACATTACTAGGAATACAGTACTTACGCAAAG AAGGAGGGAAAGGTGGTGTAGTCATCAACATGTCCTCATCAGCAG GTTTAACACCTGTTCCTTTTGCTCCTGTGTACTGTGCTACCAAACATGCTGTTCtcggcttcacaaaaagttggGCT CTACATCCTGACCAGGAAGCCATGGGTGTTCGCTTCTTGACAGTGTGCCCTTCCTTTGTGGAGACACCCCTGATACACTGTATGGACCATGGAGAGATGTACCACCCAGACAAGGCTAGGCAGTTCATACAAAAAACAGGCATCATGAG TGTTGATTTTGTGGCCGACTCAATGATAAAACTGCTGGAGGATGACACCAACAATGGAGCTGTGATGAAGTTAACCAAAGCCAGTGGAGTAGAGTTCAAGTAG